In a single window of the Acipenser ruthenus chromosome 8, fAciRut3.2 maternal haplotype, whole genome shotgun sequence genome:
- the LOC117968357 gene encoding olfactory receptor 6N1-like produces MLLPAASPEDLSERYFQETAMEKKNSSYITVFTLSGLNESSTNKYIYFSFTLLGYLFIICVNLTLIVIIALEKTLHEPMYFFLCNLSANALYGTAGFFPKLLFDFLSDTHVILYSGCLLQIFVIYSFSTCELSNLTVMAYDRYVAICRPLEYHAIMSPLTTGKLILFSWIFPFCCLCVSILLIFRLPLCGFHIKKLYCDGTSIMKLSCVETTGNNVYGYVLICIFFAHFLFILFSYMKILRACQASSIAMSKCLQTCLPHLLTVINYFIALLFDFMYSRYSSYDVPQVLHNLLSVEFLIVPPIFNPVIYGLNLQKIQNKVTRMCSRNKVIHT; encoded by the exons ATGCTTCTACCAGCAGCTTCTCCTGAGGATCTTTCTGAGAg gtATTTTCAAGAAACAGCTATGGAGAAAAAGAACTCATCCTACATTACAGTGTTTACCCTTTCTGGATTAAATGAATCAAGcacaaataaatatatctatttttcttTCACTCTCCTAGGTTATCTCTTTatcatttgtgttaatttaaCTCTAATTGTAATAATAGCTCTTGAAAAGACACTTCATGAGCCCATGTATTTTTTCCTCTGTAATCTGAGTGCTAATGCACTGTATGGAACTGCTGGTTTCTTTCCTAAACTACTGTTTGATTTTCTGTCTGATACGCATGTCATCTTGTATTCTGGGTGCCTCCTACAAATATTTGTCATCTACAGTTTTTCTACGTGTGAATTATCAAATTTAACAGTGATGGCATATGATAGGTATGTGGCAATATGCAGGCCCCTGGAGTACCATGCTATCATGTCGCCTTTGACGACTGGTAAATTAATACTGTTTTCTTGGATTTTTCCATTCTGTTGTTTATGTGTTAGTATTCTATTGATTTTCAGGTTGCCTTTATGTGGCTTCCACATTAAAAAACTATATTGTGACGGCACGTCAATTATGAAATTATCTTGTGTAGAGACTACTGGTAACAATGTATATGGATATGTTCTAATATGTATATTCTTTGcacatttcctttttattttattttcctacatGAAAATACTCAGAGCATGCCAGGCATCTAGTATAGCAATGAGTAAATGTTTGCAGACCTGTTTGCCACATTTGTTGACGGTGATCAATTACTTTATTGCCTTGCTTTTTGATTTCATGTACAGTAGATACAGTTCATATGATGTGCCACAGGTTTTACACAATCTCCTGTCAGTGGAATTTCTAATCGTCCCCCCTATTTTCAATCCTGTCATTTATGGTTTAAACCTTCAAAAGATCCAGAACAAAGTCACAAGAATGTGCAGCAGAAACAAAGTAATTCACACTTAA